In one window of Archocentrus centrarchus isolate MPI-CPG fArcCen1 chromosome 11, fArcCen1, whole genome shotgun sequence DNA:
- the LOC115787565 gene encoding tetranectin-like — translation MEFKGVCVLLGVLLLTTGSFQQTPAKKKPVKKDAAIDDLQKQIDNIVQELNLLKEQQALQRVCLKGKKINGKCFLGDPVRKRYHAASEDCNALGGVLGTPTSVDENDELRHYVRQSIGPSEQVWLGINDMVTEGTWIDQTGNSISYKNWDTSNVRSPQPDGSMSQNCAVLSVASQGKWFDENCREEKPSVCQFNIV, via the exons ATGGAGTTCAAAGGAGTTTGTGTGCTGCTGGGAGTGCTGCTACTCACAACCGGCTCGTTTCAGCAGACTccagcaaagaagaagccagtGAAAAAAG ATGCTGCCATTGATGATTTACAGAAACAGATCGACAACATCGTCCAGGAGCTCAACCTACTGAAGGAACAGCAGGCCCTGCAGAGAG TCTGTTTAAAAGGCAAAAAGATCAATGGCAAGTGTTTCTTGGGTGACCCCGTGAGGAAACGTTATCACGCCGCCAGCGAAGACTGCAACGCCCTGGGTGGAGTGCTCGGCACACCCACATCCGTGGATGAGAACGATGAGCTCAGACACTACGTCCGCCAAAGCATCGGCCCAAGTGAGCAGGTCTGGCTGGGCATCAACGACATGGTAACTGAGGGCACTTGGATCGACCAGACCGGCAACAGCATCTCGTACAAAAACTGGGACACGTCCAACGTCAGGTCCCCCCAGCCGGATGGCAGCATGTCCCAGAACTGCGCCGTCCTGTCGGTGGCCTCGCAGGGGAAGTGGTTTGATGAGAACTGCCGTGAGGAGAAGCCCTCCGTGTGCCAGTTCAACATTGTTTGA
- the exosc7 gene encoding exosome complex component RRP42 — MATVQVSEAEKVYILHGVRDDLRVDGRGCEDYRHMEIETDVVSNTDGSAKVTLGHTAVLVGIKAEIGKPRPMVPNEGYLEFFVDCSANATPEFEGRGGEELGTELSNTLYKVFNNKHSVELKDLCICVGEHCWVLYVDVLLLQCDGNLYDAISIAIKAALFNTKIPKVHISSDDEGGREIELSDDPYDCMRLNVENVPCIVTLCKVGHRHVVDATLQEKACSVASLIISVTHKGTVTCMRKVGGGSLDPESIFEMIEAGKRVGKALHAPLMNLLQQEESLGKKRQKVGFLG; from the exons ATGGCAACAGTGCAAGTTAGTGAGGCTGAAAAAGTGTACATCTTACACGGTGTAAGG GATGACTTAAGGGTGGATGGAAGAGGCTGTGAGGACTACAGACACATGGAAATAGAGACTGATGTGGTCTCCAACACAGACGGATCAGCCAAAGTCACGCTG GGGCACACGGCAGTTCTGGTGGGGATTAAGGCTGAGATTGGAAAACCGAGGCCGATGGTGCCAAACGAAGGCTATTTGGAGTTCTTTGTTGATTG TTCGGCCAATGCAACCCCTGAGTTTGAGGGCAGAGGGGGTGAGGAGCTGGGGACAGAGCTGAGTAACACCCTCTACAAAGTCTTCAACAACAAGCACAGTGTGGAGCTGAAGGATCTCTGCATATGTGTTGGAGAACACTGCTGGGTGCTCTATGTGGATGTTCTG CTCTTGCAGTGTGATGGAAACTTGTACGATGCCATCTCAATAGCTATCAAGGCGGCTCTCTTCAACACAAA AATTCCCAAAGTGCACATATCATCTGACGatgaaggagggagagaaatCGAGCTGTCCGACGACCCCTACGACTGTATGAGACTTAATGTGGAAAACGTTCCCTGTATAGTTACCTTGTGCAAG GTGGGCCACAGACATGTGGTGGATGCAACTCTGCAGGAGAAGGCCTGCTCTGTGGCGAGCCTCATCATCTCCGTCACGCACAAGGGCACCGTCACCTGTATGAGGAAGGTGGGCGGAGGCAGCCTGGATCCAGAGAGCATTTTTGAAATGATAGAg gCGGGTAAACGAGTCGGGAAAGCCCTCCACGCTCCTCTTATGAatctgctgcagcaggaagAGAGTCTGGGGAAGAAGAGACAGAAAGTTGGCTTTCTGGGCTAA